A window of Castanea sativa cultivar Marrone di Chiusa Pesio chromosome 8, ASM4071231v1 genomic DNA:
ATAACTAACAACAATAACGGTTGCCAACACATGTATAATTATGCACTCTTAAAAATAACTAGCACAGTTAATATTGGGTCTTGTAAAATAGAAATATCAAGGATTCACATATCTGGCCACAAAATAGAAATATTAACACAACCTAAAGCAAATCTCAAGCCAAACAATTGAGATTGGACAAATATGTTGTCAATATAATCATCCTAATTAACTTTTTCAAGTAATCTATAGATTTTCAGCTCACTACAAGCCTTACACATTTAAAACTCACATCAGAGAACTCTACTAAATTTCCACATTTAACATTCCTTATAGTGTTCCGAAAATTAccacaatttatatattttcaataagatACAAAAGTTTATATTTGCctatatacaagataaaaaaaaataaaaataaaacatatataaataaatagctTCAATCAATATcagtatagatatatatatgactaattaTTTTATGGGTTTATTCTAAAAGAAAACATAGATAACAAATTGAACTTTGTATTATATGCTTAATTTAAATGGCCTGCCCTTGCAAAATTCTTCCTAAGTCCACCAAAAACCAATGTGGCTTGATCCAAGTAGAGGGAGAAAAGGAACTTTTGTGTTAGAGCTGTGAAATTATAGAACATAACAAACAACTTtcattataatataactttGTCAATAATATTGGTTAATAAGGCGGGTCTGAGGATCTGAATTATAACACATGAAATCAAGTCaatcaaagaaattaaattaacttGCATTATATacataactaataaaaaattcaaacaagaCAACAAATCATACATAGTCCTAAAACACAGAACAAAGGATAAGGATTTGTTTAGACTCAAACATGCATTTGGTATAAACTTATAGTAAGCAATCATCAACGAAGAATAAGCACAATTTAACCCTCCACCCCACTCATATTTTATATGATAATgatataaatcatataatatgtACATTCAAAACAGGATTGGCAGGGTAAAAACTGTAAAAAACCAATCTAtagaaaattattcatatatttgtatgagatattgaactaatatttattaatctataatttttttggaagaagatATTGCAATAATATGAATCTAATATGTAGTTACTAGTTCATTTTTGTCTAAATTGAGAAGTATTGCAATGATAAGGCCATTAAACTAAttcacataataattaatataaaacttTTAGTTCAAAAGGAATTGTGAGGGTTTAGATATTTGACAACTTCAAGATTCACCATTTTAAGACACATAGCCCACCCCACATACAGTTGGCATCTCAAATAGACAACACCCAAGGGAACTTATATATCTAAATATGATTGAAACAAACCAGCTAGCATTGCATTTTAAGAACTACAACTAAGTCAACCAATACATGGGTATCATTTAAAGAATTGAGAGGATTAGCAAATGTACCTACACCGTGTTTGATAGCAGCATAGACAATAGCAAAGCTCTCAAGGTGGCGAGGTTGGACTCTTTGCAGCAACAGTTGGAAATTCTGACAGATCCTTATAGTAATGGTAGCTGGTTGGGAGTTTGTATTTGAAGAGTTGGGGTCTGTGGTTTATGCAGGAAAGGTGTTTGAGTTTGGGTTTGAATGgggattttgggtttggttaGAGAGAGAGGCGTTTGAGGGAGAGGCATTTGTGTTTGGAGATTTGGGATTTAGGGCTTGGTTAGAGAAGGAGAGGCGTTTgagggagttttttttttcctctttttttagTCAAAGTAGAGGTTTTTTTTAGTGAGATGGAGAGACCTGGCGGGGGATTGGAAAAAATTGgccgccttttttttttttattcagagggagagggagagggaggggGAGGGAgatagggtttttcttttttgtttttaaggtaAAAACGATATTGGGGGGgatttatttgaaataataatatatcCCTCTAAAACCAAAAACTACTTATTGTGGggattcatttaaaataataataaaaaacaatattgtGTATTTTACAGAAATTTAAtctcattatttaaaaaataaaatttgtatatattttttgacaaaactaCCTCACTCTTTGATCGTtgttactttgaaattttgagatttggaaAAACTACACTTcaccccaaattttaaaaagaaaaaacgttTTTCACCATTGACATCTGATTTACCAATTTTATTAAACTAATGTTGTGCACTAAACTGCCGCTATAAGTAATAGAACTGTCATTGAAACATTTATATTGCGGCAATTTTTAATACCCCCGCTGTAGAGGGCCACAAAATATAACTCATTTCTTcgatcaataaaaattaaataaaataactttaagtgcacaatttgtacccggacccaaaaacaagtgatgggctcaggcccaaagagccttatacaatgaaatttgtagagtatgagtttgaaacctaggtttgggatgttggaagttgatcaacaggctagaatgccgcaatctatgTAAGTGATAAATGAATATGACAAGAAaatcctcctcggacgtaagccgaggacaatttgtatagtctttctttctctaagcaaaagattgcaatttttagtttctaaaaaagaagatccccccttcttctttcctctctcatcttcttatatccttcttcttcttccatgttTATCCTcgtgtaacacaaatcttcctctcagatacttgtctcatccaccaccttcttaaagtcttcaaataattgCTGGAAGGCTAAAttttactgttcagaggtcatttcttcattaatgcggccagggaggtagatgcgaggcctttaatgcagtggtagcagctttttcctcagatatttctcacacgtttctgcttctaaagggtgcttggatcacacctttacccaatagatcttccagaattctgcctttaaaccgtttagcaagtcccaaggcctttgctgggcctgtccgaggatatACTCCTTCTCGGAAAACTCCTCGGATCACTATAGTGCGGACTaacctgtgggcctagagaccctgattGAACAGATTTGTACCAACTAATCAAGCCCAAAGCCTAAACGTAtattcaagcacttttaccccCCCACAATAACATTTTACTAAGCATTTTCTCACACAATCatacacttaaaaaaaacttcagccacaaccaataacttattattaaattcatattttgaaaatccaaccgttggattacatgttctacatgttctatatgttcttaacatgtatgccaattttcatgccaatcagatgtaatttaccatttgatattcaaaactcatcttttatgcgttattttaaactacaaaaatttgaatttagacaattgattgatgatatggctattaatctttgatcaccttgaaattttgtaaacatgaaaaatatatgaagataatgtaatctaacggtagatttgtcaaaattcacatcaaattagtaaatatagggttgggttcaagttacacatgatataactctaaaaaatgttacaccaaccaataacttattattgaattcatattttgaaaatccaaccgttggattacatcttctatATGATCTTGACatgcataccaattttcatgccaatcgaatgtaatttaccatttgatctataaactcatattttatacattattttaaactactagaCAATTGATCAATGACATGgatattaatatttgatcaccttgaaatttcgtcaacatgaacaatatatgaagataatgtaatctaacggtagatttgtcaaaatccacatccaattaagaaatatagggttgggttcgaGTTACACCTaacgtaactctaaaaaatgttacatcacccaataacttattattgaattcatattttgaaaatctaacagttggattacattttctatatgttcttaacatgcatgccaattttcatgccaatcggatgtaatttactatttgttctataaactcatcttttatgcattattttaaactacaaaaacttgaatttagacaattgattgataccatgcttattaatctttgatcaccatgaaattttgaaaccatgaaaaatatatgaagataatgtaatataacagtagatttgtcaaacttcacatcaaattaagaaatatagggttaggtttaagttacacttgacgtaactctaaaaaatgttacaccacccaataacttattattgaattcatattttgaaaatccaattgttggattatatgttctatatagtcttaacatgcataccaattttcatgctaatcggatgtaatttaccatttgatctataaactcatattttatgcattattttaaactactaaaacttgaacctagacaattaattgatgacatgactattaatctttgatcaccttgaaattttttaagcatgaaaaatatatgaagataatgtaatctaacggtagatttgtcaaaattcacatcgaattaagaaatataaggttGGGTTCGAGTTACGCTTGacgtaattctaaaaaatgttacaccacccaataacttattattgaattcatattttgaaaattcaaccgttggattacatttttctatatgttcttaacatgaatgccaattttcatgccaatcggatgtaatttaccatttgatctataaactcatattttatgcattattttaaactactaaaacttgaatctagacaattgattgatgacatggctattaatttttaaccaccttgaaaacttgtaagcatgaaaaatatatgaagataatataatctcacgatagatttgtcaaaagtcacatcgaattaagaaatatagggttgggttcaaattacacttgatataattctaaaaaatgttacaccactttTTATTGAGAGTGTGAATTGAAATGATTTAAAGATGTCATAGTTATAgttaaaatctttttaaaatttatggtttaatttgaaaccacCCAAAATTATAAGGGAATTAAGTAATTCATTAAAGTCTTTAATTAATCATAGTATTGTGGCGCAATAAGAGTATTGCTACTTGTCATAAAGAGAAAATAgctatttgttgcaatcatgatctatttgacacaatttttattacgtagtatatgatatattaaacattacacacacacacacacacacacacacacacacacatatatatatatatataaaagcaaagatCTCATATGAGAGAGCATGAGGTCCTGCCAAGTGGTGTATTGTATGAAATTCTTTTAATTTAGACTTCTACCTCAtctaaatttagaatttatgtCAAACTATTAAGTAATTGTAgatgcatttatttcaatgtattaataaaattcaaaaaattcgtatatatttataactttaaaTGCTTTGGATTGATATGGATGGACATAAAAAGTCAGGAGAAAGGTAGGAACTaagaaaacttttcaatttcCAACATAATACTAACTTCAATGCAAAATTGCAAGAGTCGGATTCAATAAATTAgataatatgatatattttttttagagtggataatatgatatgatatgtgAAATTGCAAGAGTCGGAGATCTCCATATTCGTCCAATATAAATCCTCATTTGTCCACATTTGTCCAAAATAATTTCTCTTATAATATCTTTGGTTCCCTTTCTGAGAGGTATGttaatttccaaaatattatgtTCATATTAAGATTTTATGTATACATTTTTACTGATGTAGCATTGTCATGTGTTTAGATTGGGTTTTTCATATTGTGTGtcaatttagattttagatttttcGTATGATTCATATATATAGTTGGTAGGGATTTGtagtatttttggtgttttggctaCTTTTAGGAAGGTTAAATTGTGATATTACTATGTCACTATGACAATATTGTTTGTATTGTCGTATCATGAAATTATAGCAATTTTTATAgctaattgattaaaatattattctttcaattttcatcCTATTATAATCACGatcttaaaaatcaaacttttcttcaattaaaatgttaatgtgCCTTAATTTTATCTATCATGTCAATTCTGAAGTTGAAGAAAATCTATTTTGAATGTCATAAAAATCATAGGTGTTGAAATAGTGGAGATGGAGACTTTAGTGGCATACGAAATGTAGAAATTAACACcataaaatctatatataaaccATAAATCATACAAGAAAAACACCTAGGAACCAACAAGTTTATAGGTGATATTGTTAACTCTGATTCTGTGACTAAGCATAACAATATTCATGAAATCAACaagtcataaataattttttataaaatttatcaaaatgcaTGGTGTATCGCACGGGATATTGGCTAGTTGGGTTATAATTGTAGTCTAATTTTACGCCACGTGtcctttctatatatatatatttttaatttctaggtGAGTTAATGTTGTGCAAAAGACGaagagtctaatataaataaaccataaaaaaaaacccaataaaaagaGTAAACTCATGTGTAAACCCAATTCATCcgaactataaaaaataaaataaaataaaaatcaaccaAATAAGATGGGGTGAGGTGAGATTGAGGGCTAAGATTGGGAAGTGACCATGGGGCATGGGAGATGcaactaagaaagaaaataagtttattaaaaaGAAGTATAAACCCAATTcatttgaacttaaaaaaaaaatattaaaaattaaaaaaaaaaaccaaataagatGAGGTGAGGGCAGATTGAGATTGGGAAGCGACCATGGTGCTTGAGAGAATGCAACTAAGacagaaaataagtttatatacctaagGTTTTTAAAGGTATATTGGTAATATGACATTTGTTTAAACGGGTCAAATGAGTTAAATGGTTTCGTTAGTTGGACACAAACACaatacattatttatttaaacggGTTAGTCATGTCAATTTAAATATGACACGAATTCATTAAGTCTCAAATCATAACCTGCTAAATTCATGTTGTGTACATGTCTTGTTAACGGTTAGTGTCAAATTTTGTCAATCCTAAGTGCTAACTGCTAAGTGCCCATAGTAGATTTTGCAAATACAAGAAATACTTGCGAAGCCGCACATTTTGAGTTAGAAAACTATTGCCTTATGAggtggtttatttatttattaaaagaaagaattttttttttttttttttttttgagaaacgaaTGAAATTTATGTTGATACCATTAAAATGACCCTGTAAtcttacccaaaaataaataaataaataaataaatatcgcGATTCATGCAGGATTCCTAAcataaatttttactttattttagaCTCGTTACgtccttcttatttttttggatttacgTAAGGAAAGATTCTTAGGTAAGTTCAACAAGAACATTGACCACataatctatactattatttaaggggattcccctgtttggattcctatttttttagttcaaaaatgcccttacAGTCTTACGttttagagacaaaactaaatgacaatctggtaaaaactcatttttttagttcaaaaatgcccctacagtctcatgtttaagtaaagacaaaactcaaggacaatctggtaaaaatgtaactccaactcccactcccactaaaatattgcctaaaaaataggaccactcttctattaatttttaaattgatttattcacttataaattagatttttaaaataaaaatcatatatatatataaaataattaaatacagttttttttttacaaaatatgacCACTAAAAGagaaaagtctcatcgcacgcgcgaagcgcgtgtgatgagactagtaaGACATAACTGACATGACTGTTTCAtattctaatttaaaaatatgttagAACTTATTACATATATGtgttttataactaaaaaccTGAGTTCAACCCTTTCTTATGAAATACGTGTGTAACAAGAATGCTCTTAAATTAAACTAACACAACAACCCTTTCCTTTTTAAACCTTTTCAAAAATGCTCTTAAAATTAAACTACCACAACAACCCTTTCCTTTTTAAACCTTTTCAAAAGCCAATTTTAGTGGACAACGTTTAAGTTTTAACTGATTGGCCCTTTGCAACCCTGGAACTCGCAAATGTCTATTCAAACCTCCAAATTAACTACCGGTCTACCCTATCAACACtagtctctttctctcttcctacATTTCTACTCTTTTTAAAGGGTTTCCTTCTATTCCTTTTTCATCATTCAATAAGTTTTGACCCTGTTGCTGTATTGTGTTGTAAGCTAATCACTATCCCcttcataattttttacattcaataaaTTAAGATTGTTTCAGCTTGCCATGAACAATACAAAAGGGTTGACAAGCGCCAAAGGGACTGCCCTGGGTGACCAAATGGTGTGTCAATACATCCACATGATTGACTCCGCTGGTTTTTGGTACGGGGATGATCCAATGGGCTATACCACTCCGGTTCTATTGGCCGAGGTCTCTCTGATTTTCATCATCTCTGGTCTCACTCACCTTTTGATGAGACCTCTTCGCCAACCTAAGATCATTGTGCAAATTATTGTAAGTCTGtttctttacaaattttttattttgtagcaTTTGGTCCTTCCAACATATTATCCACGTTCAAAATGCATATGGCCGAATCAAAATCAAGTTGCTTACAGTATACATACTGATACTAAAAACAATCTGTTTTTTCAGGCCGGCATAATAATGGGTCCTTCAGTACTAGGTCAAAGCAGGGGGTATGCAGACGCATTATTTCCTCCAGGAAGTAAATTAGTATTTTCAACATTGGTAGAGTTTGGCTTCATGTTTCACCTCTTTATATTAGGATTGCAGATTAATGCAAGCTTAATAAAGAGCATTGGAAGAAAAGCCTTGATAATAGGTCTAGTAGGGACTATGATTCCCTTGGCATTTGGAGGGACTGCATACAAGATCCTACAACATACAAACCCTTCAGAAGATAGAGGAATTAGACTCTTAAGCGTGGTTACTATAAATTCTATGACTTCTTTCATTGGCGTCACCAGCCTCCTTGAGAATCTCAACATTCTTAATACAGAAATTGGCCAATTTGCTTCCTCCATTTCTTTGGTAAGTGATGCAAGTTGTGGGGTTCTCATATTTGTTATGAGAAATGTTGATACAGCACTGAAATACTCCCCAACCAAACCTTTACAAACACTAGTATTGGTGCCCGGTTATTACTGCATCTTATTCTTCCTACTGCGACCACTAGTGATATGGATTGTCAGTTACACCCCTGTAAAAGAACCCATTAAGGAAAGTCATTTTATAGCCATCCTTTGTATAGTTATGGGGAATGGACTTCTTGCAGAGTGTGTTGGCGAACATGCTCGGTTTGGTGCTTTTGCGTTAGGCGTGTCTTTACCAAATGGGCCAACATTAGGTgcaaacttaataaaaaaacttgatGTTCTTTTTACTGGGTCGCTACTTCAACTCTACTGCACTGCCAAGGGGTTCACGACACTTTTCTCTTCCATGGCAAAAATGTCTGCAGTAAAAATCGAGATCATCATTTTTGCTGGTTACATTGGCAAGTTCACTGGCACCATTTTGCCATCGATCTACTATAAGATGCCCTTCAGGGAATCTTTAACACTCACTCTCATCATGTGTTGCAAAGGCGTTATGGAACTCGCTATATACAGTACGTTGGAAGCCGCCCAGGTAACACAAGAAACAATAAGAATTAGTGTGAAGAATCTATAGGatcaatattaattttatataaaggGAAATCCTAACCGATGCACTTAGGTACaatggttaataatttatttaaaataaatttttatgcaaaaaatatatatatattttttttgataattttttatatttttcataaaagtgatgtcaaattttttccataataaaTCGTTAATCATTGAATATTAGCATGGCCCTTATTTAAATGCTCACTTCATTTTTCACTTTCCACGTTCAATACTTTCCAAAAACTATACTTTAGTACTTTTCCTAAAGCTCTGTTTACTTAGTTACAAAAACTATGATTATcttaggaaaaaataatttaagactGAAGTTATGCTTGATTTGTAAGATAATGTTAATGGCGCATTaacctttttctttgtttgttcaTTGACAGATCATAACAAGGCAAACATATACGCTTTTAATAATCAACATGATAATCATAACAGGGTTGGCCTCAATTTTTATACGTCACCTCTATGACACTTCCACAAGATACATGGGTGACACAAGGAGGACAATCTCAAACTCCGACCAAAACTTTGGTCTCAGAACACTGGTCTGCATCCATTCAGAAGAGAATGTATCTTCATTAATTAACCTTCTTGAAGTGTCCAACCCCACAAAAGAAAACCCTATTTTTGTCTCTGTCCTTCAGCTCGTGGAGATCACAAGAAAGGCAGCATCTATCCTTGTAAAACATGATAGGCAACACATCTCATTAGTTTCTAATCTATGTTGCTCTGGACACATTGGCAATGCCTTCGATCATTATGAGAGTTCCAGCGAAGGGAGTGTTATGATACAGAACTTCAAAGCAATTGCACCATGTGCAAGCATGCATGATGATATATGCACTCTTGCAGTGGATCAGAAAACAAGCATCATTATTGTTCCCTATCACAAAACATGGGCAATTGATGGAACAGCCAAAGCAAACACTCCTTTCATTAGGaccataaacaaaaatttgCTTAAGAAGACCCCTTGCTCTATTGGAGTTCTTGTTGACCGAGGCCAAATTTGTGGCAACCCAAGCGTTCTGAATGGTAATTCACCATATCGGATTGCCATGCTTTTCCTAGGTGGTGCGGATGATCGAGAGGCACTAGTGTATAGCATCCGGATGGCCGGGCATCCAAATGTCAACCTCACAGTGGTTCAGTTTATAGCGTGGGGTTACAAGACAAACAGTTATCAAGAAAATCTTGACAAGGAAGTGTTGAATGAATTATGGTTTAGTATATTGCGCAAACGGAAAATATACTATAAAAAGGAGACTGTGAGACATGGGGTAGATACAAGACATGTTATGCATAAGATAGCAAACAATTTTGATCTAGTCATAGTGGGTAAATACCATGAACCAGACTCTCCAGTTACATTAGGACTTAGAGAACGGAGCGAAAGCCCTGAGCTTGGAGTACTTGGGGACATGCTGGCCAGTtcagtttttcagttttcagttttggtgGTGCAGCAGCAGCCCAGAAGGTGAACTCTGAATCTCAGCCAAGATAGGATTAAGGTATATCATTATACATATGATCGATGATCATGTCGAGAACTAGTATTAGGCCTCAGAATATATCTTATGTAGTAGTTTCTCCTGTAAATCCAAAGTTAGAAGGCAAAGAACTGATAAATGGTCTTCTGTTTGATAACTGTTTTTGTtttcgtttttgttttctgttttcaaaaactttttctaaagcttgttttaaaaaaaaaaatataggtatATTTTCAAAGTCTAAAACACGTTTTTGgtaacttgaaaagaaaaaaaaaaattattttccaaaaataaaaaatttgtttgggaACTGTTTTCATAATAAAAGTTACGATCATCATCAATTGAAccatttcttcttttattataaTACAGTGAgacctaaaaaaaatgaaactgcattcaaaattatcaaatcaaaaGCCATTATGAGTAAGAATTATATTTGGGCCTCCCCACCTAACAACTTGGTAcctgaagattgaagaagaagacgaagctTTTATAAGTCGTCTCATTTTGATCCATGTGAATATCCTTCTGGCGTGCATTGCGTGAGAATCTCCTTGTCTTGATTGGCCCGTGATTTTGTTCTGGATCTTCTGTCTCAAGCTGCTTGGGAATATTATCCATTAAATGGGTCAATCAACTTTGAATATTATATTCTAACTCACTCCGAACCCGCGCGTTGCGCgtgataattattattatggtggttttattaatatttttttacaatttaaactaatataATAATGAGTAATGTATTtcgtaattatatttttatttattataggaacaatcataaatgtaatatataaacaatccaaaacaccaaaaaatgtaaactaaaaaaaattaataaaactttacAATGATAATTGAATCAATATTaggataaaattttgtttttgataatctattaaggttattttctttgtaaaaattataatttcggccacccaaaacatattatcaaataaacaattattagcaaaatctaagaattaaatttctatacaAGCATTGttataaactaataataattaaaataaaattgcaaaagttaaaatttgtCACCTATCCGATTATTTTCGTTTGGCTAacctttgattttctttaaatgaatgaCATTATAGAGTCAttctaatattactattatGAGTACTTTATCCACCATAAAGGattagaaaataaacaaaaattagtaaagtctcatagtttaacttctaaattgagcactataaaaaatcatgatatgtaacaaaataaatactaaattatgcaaatcatgctatgtagtaggataatattatatttttatatattatatttaattctttagaacacaataggataacatttaacaatcaaagagaataaaaaataaaaaataaaacaacaacaacaacaatttaaaaaactaaactaaatcgcattaacccaaaatagagttttaaagaatataaaaaattatcaacctaaagtagagatgcaagaaaaattaaaaaatccaccaaaaaatttagagagagagagagagagagagacagggaaagagagagaactatttttttgtgagggaaaactatgcatagaatagaagaaatagtgacaaatttataataagagggtgtgaataagaagagacaaaaataaaggaagaggaAGGGAAATAGGAAGAATAATATTAATGTAAacggtagtggggagatgaaaaggtaagggaggaAGAAAGATTAAAGAAGTAGTAGGGAGATAAAATAGTAAGGGAATGAGAAATGTTTGggaaagtgtaaatattaataaaataaatgttaaaaacaattataggaaaattggaaaaaaaaaccttaagcTTGAAAGGCTTCaacattgttgttgttgttgttgttgttgttttttttttttttttttttttttgaaaaggctCACACAAAACCCTAAAGCTGAACTGAAAAGCCTTTGGGTTGGATTAATTATACAGATTTATTATAGGGTGATAGtagaagtaaataaataagtagtgGTCTGCATTTATTATAGGATGATAGTGGgagtaaataaataagtagtgGACTGCATT
This region includes:
- the LOC142606234 gene encoding cation/H(+) antiporter 14-like, translated to MNNTKGLTSAKGTALGDQMVCQYIHMIDSAGFWYGDDPMGYTTPVLLAEVSLIFIISGLTHLLMRPLRQPKIIVQIIAGIIMGPSVLGQSRGYADALFPPGSKLVFSTLVEFGFMFHLFILGLQINASLIKSIGRKALIIGLVGTMIPLAFGGTAYKILQHTNPSEDRGIRLLSVVTINSMTSFIGVTSLLENLNILNTEIGQFASSISLVSDASCGVLIFVMRNVDTALKYSPTKPLQTLVLVPGYYCILFFLLRPLVIWIVSYTPVKEPIKESHFIAILCIVMGNGLLAECVGEHARFGAFALGVSLPNGPTLGANLIKKLDVLFTGSLLQLYCTAKGFTTLFSSMAKMSAVKIEIIIFAGYIGKFTGTILPSIYYKMPFRESLTLTLIMCCKGVMELAIYSTLEAAQIITRQTYTLLIINMIIITGLASIFIRHLYDTSTRYMGDTRRTISNSDQNFGLRTLVCIHSEENVSSLINLLEVSNPTKENPIFVSVLQLVEITRKAASILVKHDRQHISLVSNLCCSGHIGNAFDHYESSSEGSVMIQNFKAIAPCASMHDDICTLAVDQKTSIIIVPYHKTWAIDGTAKANTPFIRTINKNLLKKTPCSIGVLVDRGQICGNPSVLNGNSPYRIAMLFLGGADDREALVYSIRMAGHPNVNLTVVQFIAWGYKTNSYQENLDKEVLNELWFSILRKRKIYYKKETVRHGVDTRHVMHKIANNFDLVIVGKYHEPDSPVTLGLRERSESPELGVLGDMLASSVFQFSVLVVQQQPRR